A region of Solanum dulcamara chromosome 7, daSolDulc1.2, whole genome shotgun sequence DNA encodes the following proteins:
- the LOC129893954 gene encoding 2-oxoglutarate-dependent dioxygenase citB-like — MTSFDIPTIDVSHFFRSEENEEGKKKAMEQIRAACVNYGFFQIVNHGIPLELLSRTMDAYETFFACADEVKLTVPDNYLKSTRNSAETYEHLAFRSLPQKSTSFQYEFKVSFVFSPFIKFLCLILLGKYWRRFPATEDDNIGKPAHVDPGFFTILYQDEVKGLQVHKDGQWIPIEPSKDKLVVNIGDVIQVLSNNKFKSAPHRAVRPRETNRYLYAFFYNGEGDKWVEPLPQFTKETGESPKYRGDSEIGLIHQLDLKISSI, encoded by the exons ATGACTAGTTTTGATATACCAACGATTGatgtttctcatttttttaGATCAGAGGAAAATGAAGAAGGGAAAAAGAAGGCTATGGAGCAAATTAGAGCAGCTTGTGTTAACTATGGTTTCTTTCAGATTGTGAATCACGGAATTCCTTTGGAGTTGTTGAGCAGAACCATGGATGCGTATGAGACTTTCTTTGCTTGTGCAGATGAAGTAAAACTAACAGTACctgataattatttaaaaagcaCAAGGAATTCAGCTGAAACTTATGAGCACTTGGCGTTTCGTAGTCTGCCCCAAAAATCCACCtcatttcaa TACGAATTTAAAGTTTCATTTGTATTTTCGCCCTTTATAAAATTTCTCTGTTTGATATTGTTAGGCAAGTATTGGAGGAGATTTCCAGCGACAGAAGATGACAACATAGGAAAACCTGCACATGTAGATCCTGGCTTCTTCACCATTCTGTACCAGGATGAAGTTAAAGGCCTTCAGGTGCACAAAGATGGACAGTGGATTCCCATAGAGCCTTCCAAAGACAAACTAGTTGTCAACATTGGTGATGTGATTCAG GTGCTAAGCAACAATAAATTCAAGAGTGCACCTCACAGGGCGGTCAGACCAAGAGAAACAAACCGTTATTTGTACGCTTTCTTCTACAATGGGGAAGGAGACAAGTGGGTTGAGCCATTACCACAGTTTACAAAGGAAACTGGAGAATCACCCAAGTACAGAGGAGACTCAGAAATAGGACTCATCCACCAGCTAGACCTGAAGATTTCATCAATATAA